tcctcctcctcaccctctctctcctcttcttctatcctcctcctcaccctctctctcctcttcttctatcctcctcctcaccctctctctcctcttcttctatcctcctcctcaccctctccCTTCTtctattctcctcctcctcctcactctctCTCCTCTTTTGTCCCCTTCCTAACTTCTTCaatcctcctcctcaccctctcaATTCGTCTATCCTCCAGCTACCTTCTTCTGCCCTCCTCCCCACCTCTTAGCTTCTTTTGTCTTTTTACCTTCTTCtgacctcctcccctcccctcctcctcctatctcctTCTGCCCTCCTCCTAGCCTCCTCTCTTTTTCTatcctcctcctcacctccaccctTCTTCTAACATCCTCCTACCTTCTGTCCTCCTACTCCCTTCCTCTATCCCCCGTTCTCGCTCCCTCCcttctatcctcctcctcctctcccttcttctgtcCTCCTCCATGCCTCCGACCTTCTTCTGTCCTCCTCCATGCCTCCGACCTTCTTCTGTCCTCCTCCATGCCTCCGACCTTCTTCTGTCCTCCTCCCCACTTCCTACAAccttttttgttctcctttctGCCTCCAACCACCTTCTACTAACCTCCTCCATGCCTCCTACCACCTTCTGTCCTCCTCCCCGCCACCTACTACCTTCTTctgtcctcctcccttctccccacTCCACCTCCTACCTTATTCTATCCTCCTTACCACCTTCCTCAACCACCTTTTATCCTCTTCCCCACTTGCTACTCTCTTCTTCTTACCTCCCTCCACATTCTATCCTTACCAGCTCCTACCTTCTGTCCTTCTCCCCACCATCTACCTTCTTCTAACCTCCTACTACCTCTACCCCTACCTCCCTCCTATAGTGTCAGGAACATGTCTCCCCCCGTGCAGGGTGTCGTGTGTCCCCCCCTACCCGTGCAGGGTATCGGGACGTGTCTCccgccagtgcccccccccccagtgcagggtGGTGTTGTCGAGGATGGAGAGGGTTGCCCAGGCAGGGGAGGCTTGCGATTGATTAACGTTCGGTGTGTTTGGTTTCAGACGGTGACATGTTGGAGGAAGAAGTTTCTGGAAACGTTCTTTCACAACGTCTTGCGCGGCACTCTGGATGTTTCCTCTGATTGGCGCCTCAATGACCGCCGCTTCTCCCCCCTGGTCCACAGCTCACAGCACGTCTCGGAATTCACCATCTTCGGGAAGCAGCAGGGGGTATCGGAGCTGACCCCTGCGGTCCTGGAACGCCTGGCCCAGTCCGTGGAGAGTCTGAGGTTCCTTCACATCCGTCTATCTGACCCCAACACCCAGAAATGCCTGAAACTGCTGCTGCACCACCTCATCCACCACGGCCACGTCACCAAGGTGTCAGTGCTGTCCTGGCCACGCCCCGATAAGGAGCTGCTGGTGCTGATCCTGAATATCAGTGCCGGGTACTGGCAGGAGGTCACCGATCACCCCTGTGCCCTGTGTGCCCATCCCCCCCAATGGAGCCAAGAGGAGCTGGGCAGCCAAAGTGCCTTGTTAAGCCTGCAGCCTCTTAACATCAGCCAGAATGTGGCCCCTGACCAGCCTCAGACCGGGGCCCCTGGGCCCTCAGAAGAATGGGTGGGGAGTGGCACCGCCATGCCTTTGGCTGAACTGGCCAGCAAAACCTCATCTACCTCAAACGATAGACTGGCACCCCCTGCAGAGCCGGCATCCGAAGCCGGGGACTTGTATGACTTCATCTTCAGTGTCCCTCCTACAGGGGTGGAGCACACGCAGGAGGAGGAGACTACGATCGGGGAGCCCCTCCTTCCTGGCGCCATTCGCCTCCGCAGCGTTAGAACGCTGAACCTGCACAACGTCTTCCTGACCCCGGGGACCTGCCGCTGCCTCTGCCAACTCCTCCgttcctgggtgtccctggaaagacTGACCATGGCCTACAATGGTGAGCCAAGGGGGAGGAGCAAAGCACAGTCACTGCTGTACACGGAGGGGGGAGGAGCAAAGCACAGTCACTGCTGTACACGGAGGGGGGAGAAGCAAAGCACAGTCACTGCTGTACACGGAGGGGGAGGAGAAAAGCACAGTCACTGCTGTACACGGAGGGGGAGGAGCAAAGCACAGTCACTGCTGTACACGGAGGGGGAGGAGCAAAGCACAGTCACTGCTGTACACGGAGGGGGAGGAGCAAAGCACAGTCACTGGGGGGGCAGATCAATgataatcagcacaaggggcacaaTGTAGAATGGATGGGCtgagtcccttgtgctgctggctccggGTTTCTCCATCATAATCTTATTCTAATCGCTAGAACTTCCGGAGCTGTCATTTCCACTCCTCAAGCTTGCCCgactatgcccgccctttccaCCCCTCTTCCATTCAGCCGTACAACAGCTTCAATGAATGGAGGATGAGCGCATGACAGCTCCGCCCCCCTCGATTCATAGAACATTTACTCCAGCTTCTATCAATGACACGTGACCTATGAATGGTGGGACAAGCTCATCCTTGatagctccacccccccccctccattcatagaagttgtGCTACAGCTTCAGTGAATGGAGGACAAGCACATGATaactccacctcctccattcatagaagccgtactCCAGCTTCTATGAATGAGGCGTGACCTATGAATGGAGGTTGAGCACATGATTGATAGCTccgccccctccattcatagatcacatcTCATTCATAGTGCGGCTTTTGTGAATGGAGGAGCAGAAAGGGGCGGGCATAGTCTTGGACTCCTGAAGAGTGAATGTATTGGGGGGTCACGCAATGTTTAGGGTCTTTGGGGAGCTCCCAGGGTGCTTTGCAGCATTGATAGGCGGGGATTGATTTGACTGTTGGTCTGTGCCTGGAGGAGGAGCTGTGGTTGGTgatcacagcagccaatcagagctCACCATTCACATTTGCAGCCAATCACAGGACAGTGAGGGAGTTAAGCTGGCCAAAGATCTGATCCGATTCCCCTGTCCAAACATTGGATGTGGATGGAGGATTCCCCCTCGCTGTGTATTCTGAGAGGGGGATTTCCCACCACAACACAGATCAGTGACATTGGCTATTCCCTGCAGCACTGATCGAGGGGAAGTGAGCCAGCACGGCGATTGTCCGGATATCGATCGATAGATCATCTTCTGTACAGCTCCAGTTGCCGTACATGAATCGGAATTCGGAGGGTTCCTGCTGaactgatccatctatgggcagctttagtggTTGTGGGGCACTATGATAAGTGAGGTGCCCCCCAGCCCGGGGAAGAGCGGTGAAATGGCCCGTATGTCCAAGCTGCAGATCTCTTTTCTGATTGACTGCTGAGAGGGACATGTGACCGTACGGCTTGGCGCTGCACTACTGCATATGGTGGTGCTATAAACATAATTGTGTGTCCAGCTGTGATGACGGAACGTTCTCTGATTGCCGTGTCTATTGTTTTTTATCTTCTGTTAGATCTGCAGACCAATATCAGTATGTTCCTGGAGGCGCTGTCCCATCTGTCCCGGGACCCCCGCTGCTCCCTCAGCGCCATCTCTATGAGCGACTTCAGCACCTACGTCACCATCCTGGACCTGGCccagaccatcctccgcaccttCCCCGCCCTGCAGTCTCTCTTACTGTGCTACGATCTGGAGGAGAGCAGCGACAAGGTGGTGGTGGAGGCGGGGCCTGCAGAGTTCACAGGTGGGTAGTGGAGGCGGGGCCTGCAGAGTTCACAGGTGGGTAGTGGAGGCGGGGCCTGCAGAGTTCACAGGTGGGTAGTGGAGGCGGGattcagaggtgggtagtggaggTGGAGCTTACAGGGTTCACGGGTGGTGGAGGAGGTGCCTGCAGAGTTCACAGGTAGTGGAGGCAGGGCTTGCAGAGTTCACAGGTGGGTAGTGGAGGTGGTGTTCACAGGTGGGTAGTGGAGGCGGGGTTCACAGGTGGGTAGTGGAGGCGGGGTTCACAGGTGGGTAGTGGAGGCGGGGCTTACAGGGTTCACAGGTgggtggtggaggcggtgcctgcaGAGTTCACAGGTAGAGGTAGTGGAGGTGGGGCTTGCAGAGttcacatgtgggtagtgtaggcgGGGTTTACAGGTGGGTAGTGGAGGCGTGGCTTACGGGGTTCACAGGTGGGTAGTGGAGGCGGGGCTTACAGGGTTCACAGGTGGGTAGTGGAGGCGGGGCTTACAGGGTTTACAGGTgggtggtggaggcggtgcctgcaGAGTTCACAGGTGGGGTTCACAGGTAGAGGTAGTGGAGGCGGCACTTGCAGAGTTCACAGGTGGGTAGTGGAGGCGGGGCCTGCAGAGTTCACAGGTGGATAGTGGAGGCGGGGCCTGCAGAGTTCACAGGTGGGTAGTGGAGGCGGGGCCTGCAGAGTTCACAGGTGGGTAGTGGAGGCGGGGCCTGCAGAGTTCACAGGTGGGTAGTGGAGGCGGGGCCTGCAAAGGTCACAGGTGGGTAGTGGAGGCGGGGTCTGCAGAGTTCACAGGTGGATAGTGGAGGCGGGGCCTGCAGAGTTCACAGGTGGGTAGTGGAGGCGGGGTCTGCAGAGTTCACAGGTGGGTAGTGGAGGCGGGGTCTGCAGAGTTCACAGGTGGGTAGTGGAGGCGGGGCCTGCAGAGTTCACAGGTGGGTAGTGGAGGCGGGGCCTGCAGAGTTCACAGGTGGGTAGTGGAGGCGGGGCCTGCAGAGTTCACAGGTGGGCAGTGGAGGCGGGGTCTGCAGAGTTCACAGGTGGGCAGTGGAGGCGGGGTCTGCAGAGTTCACAGGTGGGTAGTGGAGGCGGGGCCTGCAGAGTTCACAGGTAGGTAGTGGAGGCGGGGCCTGCAGAGTTCACAGGTGGGTAGTGGAGGCGGGGCCTGCAGAGTTCACAGGTGGGTAGTGGAGGCGGGGCCTGCAGAGTTCACAGGTGGGTAGTGGAGGCGGGGCCTGCAGAGTTCACAGGTGGGTAGTGGAGGCGGGGTCTGCAGAGTTCACAGGTGGGTAGTGGAGGCGGGGTCTGCAGAGTTCACAGGTGGGTAGTGGAGGCGGGGCCTGCAGAGTTCACAGGTGGGTAGTGGAGGCGGGGCCTGCAGAGTTCACAGGTGGGTAGTGGAGGCGGGGTCTGCAGAGTTCACAGGTGGGTAGTGGAGGCAGGCTTCACAGGGGGAGGCAGAGCCCGCAGAGTTCACAGGTGGGTAGTGGAGGCGGGGCTTACAGGGTTCACAGGTGGGTAGTGGAGGTGGTGTTCACAGGTGGGTAGTGGAGGTGGTGTTCACAGGTGGGTAGTGGAGGTGGTGTTCACAGGTGGGTAGTGGAGGCGGGGTTCACAGGTGGGTAGTGGAGGCGGGGCTTACAGGGTTCACAGGTgggtggtggaggcggtgcctgcaGTGTTCACAGGTAGAGGTAGTGGAGGTGGGGCTTGCAGAGttcacatgtgggtagtgtaggcgGGGTTTACAGGTGGGTAGTGGAGGCGTGGCTTACGGGGTTCACAGGTGGGTAGTGGAGGCAGGGCTTACAGGGTTTACAGGtgggtggtggaggtggtgcctgCAGAGTTCACAGGTGGGGTTCACAGGTAGAGGTAGTGGAGGCGGCACTTGCAGAGTTCACAGGTGGGTAGTGGAGGTGGGGTCTGCAGAGTTCACAGGTGGGTAGTGGAGGCGGGGTCTGCAGAGTTCACAGGTGGGTAGTGGAGGCGGGGTCTGCAGAGTTCACAGGTGGGTAGTGGAGGCGGGGTCTGCAGAGTTCACAGGTGGATAGTGGAGGCGGGGTCTGCAGAGTTCACAGGTGGGTAGTGGAGGCGGGGCCTGCAGCGTTCACAGGTGGGTAGTGGAGGCGGGGTCTGCAGAGTTCACAGGTGGGTAGTGGAGGCGGGGTCTGCAGAGTTCACAGGTGGGTAGTGAAGGCAGGCTTCACAGGGGGAGGCGGAGCCCGCAGAGTTCACAGGTGGGTAGTGGAGGCGGGGCTTACAGGGTTCACAGGTGGGTAGTGGAGGCGGGGTCTGCAGAGTTCACAGGTTGATAGTGGAGGCGGGGTCTGCAGCGTTCACAGGTGGGTAGTGGAGGCGGGGCCTGCAGAGTTCACAGGTGGGTAGTGGAGGCGGGGCCTGCAGAGTTCACAGGTGGGTAGTGGAGGCGGGGCCTGCAGAGTTCACAGGTGGGTAGTGGAGGCGGGGCCTGCAGAGTTCACAGGTGGGTAGTGGAGGCGGGGCCTGCAGAGTTCACAGGTGGGTAGTGGAGGCGGGGCCTGCAGAGTTCACAGGTGGGTAGTGGAGGCGGGGCCCGCAGAGTCCACAGGTACAGTGCTGTGATGGTCCTTCCGTTCCTCTTCATGTTAGATGATGTATAAATCTTTCCTTTCTACAGAAAACCAGTTGAAGCAGCTGGACCTTCGCTTCCCTCAGAATTCATTGGAAGTTCAGCGCTTGGCATCAGCACTGAAGGTGTCCCCCTGCCTGGTGGAGCTGTCCCTGGATAACGCCATACTGACCCGCCACCAGGATATCAAACTTTTACTGCAAACAATCACAGGTGAGGACCGAACGGGTGATGACATGGTGCCCATTGTTCACAGTGGCACAGAATGGGGGGTGCTTGTCCTCCGTATGATCACAGAGTGAGGGGTGCACGTTGCTCCCAGTGATGGCGGTCTGGCCGTGTATCTGGTGGTTCTCTCCGATG
This portion of the Aquarana catesbeiana isolate 2022-GZ linkage group LG07, ASM4218655v1, whole genome shotgun sequence genome encodes:
- the LRRC41 gene encoding leucine-rich repeat-containing protein 41, with product MEEAPEDAGGSPSLFQLCARAVTANMERLEEEVWDLPAIILQGLLPLLNIYYLERIESAATKKGLSTQSIWCKLWNEIMKNKPTRLMTVTCWRKKFLETFFHNVLRGTLDVSSDWRLNDRRFSPLVHSSQHVSEFTIFGKQQGVSELTPAVLERLAQSVESLRFLHIRLSDPNTQKCLKLLLHHLIHHGHVTKVSVLSWPRPDKELLVLILNISAGYWQEVTDHPCALCAHPPQWSQEELGSQSALLSLQPLNISQNVAPDQPQTGAPGPSEEWVGSGTAMPLAELASKTSSTSNDRLAPPAEPASEAGDLYDFIFSVPPTGVEHTQEEETTIGEPLLPGAIRLRSVRTLNLHNVFLTPGTCRCLCQLLRSWVSLERLTMAYNDLQTNISMFLEALSHLSRDPRCSLSAISMSDFSTYVTILDLAQTILRTFPALQSLLLCYDLEESSDKVVVEAGPAEFTENQLKQLDLRFPQNSLEVQRLASALKVSPCLVELSLDNAILTRHQDIKLLLQTITEHNGALRRLGFHDLNLTDSQAEIVHLLSHSSLEEIKFSFCRLFERMPRDFLALFVGALKKNSILKILKLGGNRLGNKGLVALADLYAADSLSLVHCLDVSSNCITSAGLLQFAKKLEGLGNIKLRRLLITQNGLDMDPITTHNALRTLERICCVVKDSWDPTHAFADHVSVM